From Vicia villosa cultivar HV-30 ecotype Madison, WI unplaced genomic scaffold, Vvil1.0 ctg.001540F_1_1, whole genome shotgun sequence, one genomic window encodes:
- the LOC131635742 gene encoding universal stress protein PHOS34-like isoform X2 — MASSDQQPEKAQPVMIVAIDESEHSAYALKWTLDHFFNNNNPVFKLVLLHARPSATSSVGLAGPGAAEVLPIVDSDLRKIAARVVESAKQLCVKKSVNDVIVEVVEGDARNVLCDTVEKYHASILVVGSHGYGAIKRAVLGSVSDYCAHHAHCTVMIVKKPKTKH, encoded by the exons ATGGCAAGTTCAGATCAACAACCAGAGAAAGCACAACCAGTGATGATAGTTGCAATCGACGAGAGCGAACACAGTGCTTACGCTCTCAAATGGACTCTTGATCatttcttcaacaacaacaatcctGTTTTCAAGCTTGTTCTTCTTCATGCTAGACCTTCCGCTACTTCTTCTGTTGGTCTTGCTGGTCctg GAGCTGCTGAGGTTTTGCCGATTGTGGATTCTGATTTGAGAAAGATTGCTGCTAGAGTTGTTGAGAGTGCTAAACAGCTTTGCGTTAAGAAATCG GTAAATGATGTGATAGTGGAGGTGGTGGAAGGTGATGCTAGAAATGTTCTCTGTGATACAGTGGAGAAATACCATGCTTCAATATTGGTTGTGGGAAGTCATGGTTATGGAGCTATAAAAAG GGCGGTTTTAGGTAGTGTGAGTGACTATTGTGCTCATCATGCTCATTGCACTGTCATGATTGTGAAGAAGCCAAAAACCAAGCACTGA
- the LOC131635742 gene encoding universal stress protein PHOS34-like isoform X1, producing MASSDQQPEKAQPVMIVAIDESEHSAYALKWTLDHFFNNNNPVFKLVLLHARPSATSSVGLAGPVYAGAAEVLPIVDSDLRKIAARVVESAKQLCVKKSVNDVIVEVVEGDARNVLCDTVEKYHASILVVGSHGYGAIKRAVLGSVSDYCAHHAHCTVMIVKKPKTKH from the exons ATGGCAAGTTCAGATCAACAACCAGAGAAAGCACAACCAGTGATGATAGTTGCAATCGACGAGAGCGAACACAGTGCTTACGCTCTCAAATGGACTCTTGATCatttcttcaacaacaacaatcctGTTTTCAAGCTTGTTCTTCTTCATGCTAGACCTTCCGCTACTTCTTCTGTTGGTCTTGCTGGTCctg TGTATGCAGGAGCTGCTGAGGTTTTGCCGATTGTGGATTCTGATTTGAGAAAGATTGCTGCTAGAGTTGTTGAGAGTGCTAAACAGCTTTGCGTTAAGAAATCG GTAAATGATGTGATAGTGGAGGTGGTGGAAGGTGATGCTAGAAATGTTCTCTGTGATACAGTGGAGAAATACCATGCTTCAATATTGGTTGTGGGAAGTCATGGTTATGGAGCTATAAAAAG GGCGGTTTTAGGTAGTGTGAGTGACTATTGTGCTCATCATGCTCATTGCACTGTCATGATTGTGAAGAAGCCAAAAACCAAGCACTGA